One Pseudochaenichthys georgianus unplaced genomic scaffold, fPseGeo1.2 scaffold_962_arrow_ctg1, whole genome shotgun sequence DNA segment encodes these proteins:
- the utp18 gene encoding LOW QUALITY PROTEIN: U3 small nucleolar RNA-associated protein 18 homolog (The sequence of the model RefSeq protein was modified relative to this genomic sequence to represent the inferred CDS: deleted 1 base in 1 codon) has translation MEEVMPEPLPLTPEPLPLTPEPGPLKRKQPRRQKRKQPPPPLAPDPEEEGQRRVRNQNLVAVLGEEDESVRLLEDLLFGGEEQLLDHLLQVDKQQTSISLDVGDDESGDSEEEGRAKPAKKREAVWIDEDDEREEQVDMKHRFRRDLIRGEAEETLSSRKLLQQRMREQFQKSMGGAPSWAENSVKKKKKNSDDEEEEEEEDELMRRTGDFLGSSERLPGSILRMKKCLHGNAARPSADALTSVQFHPNAQVLMTAGLDQSLSLFQVRHTHTHTHTHTLTTFPPQRPFSDMFYRNLASGVC, from the exons ATGGAGGAAGTGATGCCGGAGCCCCTCCCCCTGACGCCGGAGCCCCTCCCCCTGACGCcggagcccggccccctgaagAGAAAGCAGCCCCGCCGCCAGAAGAGgaagcagcccccccccccgctggcCCCTGACCCCGAGGAGGAGGGTCAGCGCCGGGTCAGGAACCAGAACCTTGTGGCGGTTCTGGGAGAGGAGGACGAGTCCGTGAGGCTGCTGGAGGACCTGCTGTTCGGGGGGGAGGAGCAGCTGCTGGACCATCTCCTGCAG GTGGACAAGCAGCAGACGAGCATCTCATTGGACGTCGGAGACGATGAGTCCGGAGACTCTGAGGAGGAAGGGCGAGCGAAGCCGGCGAAGAAAAGAGAGGCGGTTTGGATCGATGAAGACGATGAGAGGGAGGAGCA GGTGGACATGAAGCATCGATTCCGCAGAGATCTGATCAGAGGAGAAGCGGAGGAGACGCTGAGCAGCAGGAAGCTA CTACAGCAGAGGATGAGAGAaca GTTCCAGAAGTCGATGGGAGGAGCTCCTTCGTGGGCGGAAAACtctgtgaagaagaagaagaagaact CtgatgatgaggaggaggaggaagaggaggacgagCTGATGAGGAGGACGGGGGACTTCCTGGGGTCTTCAGAGCGCCTGCCCGGCAGCATCCTGAGG ATGAAGAAGTGTCTCCATGGCAACGCGGCTCGGCCCTCTGCAGACGCTCTGACCTCCGTGCAGTTCCACCCCAACGCTCAGGTCCTCATGACCGCCGGCCTCGACCAATCACTGAGCCTGTTCcaggtcagacacacacacacacacacacacacacacacactcaccaccTTCCCACCACAGCGTCCGTTCTCTGACATGTTTTACAGAAATCTTGCTTCAGGTGTGtgttag